The Desulfoscipio gibsoniae DSM 7213 genome contains a region encoding:
- a CDS encoding 4Fe-4S binding protein, producing the protein MNAALCIGCGFCATICNQGAISLPNKERGAE; encoded by the coding sequence ATCAACGCCGCGCTGTGCATTGGCTGCGGTTTTTGTGCCACCATTTGCAATCAGGGCGCCATTAGCCTGCCAAATAAAGAAAGGGGGGCTGAATAA
- a CDS encoding indolepyruvate oxidoreductase subunit beta produces MKKKLDFLFAGVGGQGTILASNIVSEVGMRCGYDIKKSEVHGMSQRGGAVESHVRWAEKVYSPLIEEGSADFLLAFEMLEAARWPQYMAPGSVVLVNNHRVMPPSVNLGQAQYPEVKEIESIMTAAGSQVIWVEGAAKAEELGNPALAGVVLLGVLSARLDEPVETWLQAVQDLVPAKFKELNVKAFLAGREMAAK; encoded by the coding sequence ATGAAAAAGAAATTGGATTTCCTGTTTGCCGGAGTGGGGGGCCAGGGTACCATACTGGCCAGCAATATCGTCTCCGAAGTGGGTATGCGCTGCGGGTATGACATCAAGAAATCGGAAGTACATGGCATGTCCCAGCGGGGGGGTGCTGTGGAAAGCCATGTGCGCTGGGCGGAAAAAGTCTATTCCCCGTTGATTGAAGAGGGCAGTGCCGATTTCCTGCTGGCCTTTGAAATGCTGGAGGCGGCCCGCTGGCCCCAATACATGGCACCCGGTTCGGTGGTTCTGGTCAACAACCACCGGGTGATGCCGCCGTCGGTAAACCTGGGCCAGGCGCAATATCCGGAGGTAAAGGAAATTGAATCCATCATGACCGCGGCCGGCAGTCAGGTAATCTGGGTCGAGGGCGCAGCCAAGGCGGAAGAATTGGGGAACCCCGCCCTGGCCGGGGTGGTGCTGCTGGGCGTGCTGTCCGCCCGCCTGGACGAGCCGGTGGAAACCTGGCTGCAGGCCGTGCAGGATCTAGTTCCTGCAAAATTCAAGGAACTTAACGTAAAAGCTTTTCTGGCCGGGCGAGAAATGGCGGCGAAATAG
- a CDS encoding Rpn family recombination-promoting nuclease/putative transposase, whose translation MPNRGKSAQNPPHHPHDKGYRQLLTNKKTFLELLQTFVAEGWVREIKEGDLTLINKSYVLQDFSDKEADIVYRMRLGGSEIIFYVLLELQSTVDHTMPFRLLQYMVEIWRDIYKNAPEKERRRKNFKLPAIVPAVLYNGKKGWTAHQSFREYQSGHEQFPGRLLDFSYILFDVVRYNEEDLHRAANVVSSIFYLDQTLEPQELGVRLRKLADILKELDQEQFRQITVWMRNVIKRKLPGTLQKEIERVLDETEPREVEKMITNIERTLDDMKKQTLIAGKLEGKVEVAKIALKKGFTVNDVAEITGLSVETVLELKKELEN comes from the coding sequence TTGCCAAACCGAGGGAAATCAGCACAAAATCCGCCTCACCACCCTCACGACAAAGGATACAGGCAGCTTCTGACTAACAAAAAGACCTTCCTGGAACTGCTGCAGACATTTGTGGCTGAGGGTTGGGTGCGTGAAATAAAAGAGGGCGACCTGACGTTGATCAACAAATCCTATGTACTGCAGGACTTTAGCGATAAAGAGGCCGACATAGTATACAGAATGCGGTTGGGCGGGTCCGAAATAATCTTCTATGTACTTCTAGAACTACAGTCGACTGTAGACCACACTATGCCCTTTCGCTTGCTGCAATACATGGTTGAGATATGGCGGGACATTTACAAAAATGCCCCGGAAAAGGAACGAAGACGCAAGAACTTCAAACTGCCGGCTATCGTACCAGCAGTTCTCTACAACGGCAAGAAAGGCTGGACAGCCCACCAAAGCTTCAGAGAGTACCAGTCGGGGCACGAACAATTCCCTGGACGTTTACTGGACTTTTCCTACATTCTTTTCGACGTCGTTCGTTACAATGAGGAAGACCTTCACCGTGCAGCTAACGTGGTGTCCAGCATATTCTACCTGGACCAGACCCTTGAGCCGCAAGAACTGGGGGTCCGGCTCAGGAAACTAGCCGACATATTAAAGGAACTAGACCAGGAACAATTCCGGCAAATAACAGTCTGGATGAGGAACGTGATCAAGCGCAAATTACCAGGTACACTGCAAAAGGAAATTGAACGTGTACTGGATGAAACCGAACCCCGGGAGGTGGAAAAAATGATTACCAACATTGAGCGGACCCTGGATGATATGAAAAAACAGACCCTAATTGCAGGCAAGCTTGAAGGCAAAGTTGAGGTTGCCAAGATTGCTTTGAAAAAGGGCTTCACGGTGAATGACGTGGCAGAAATAACCGGACTATCCGTGGAGACCGTATTGGAACTTAAGAAAGAACTGGAAAACTAA
- the hfq gene encoding RNA chaperone Hfq yields the protein MTKPQINLQDAFLNQVRKDNIPVTIFLVNGFQLKGMVKGFDNFTVIMESDGKQMMVYKHAISTVSPMKPVNTSFSEVKPS from the coding sequence ATGACAAAGCCTCAGATAAATTTACAGGATGCTTTTTTAAACCAGGTTAGAAAGGATAATATACCTGTAACAATCTTTTTGGTTAATGGATTTCAATTAAAGGGTATGGTTAAGGGTTTTGATAATTTTACAGTAATTATGGAAAGTGACGGCAAACAAATGATGGTATATAAACATGCTATTTCTACAGTTAGTCCTATGAAACCAGTAAATACTTCTTTTTCGGAAGTTAAGCCTAGCTAA
- a CDS encoding AAA family ATPase: protein MVKIKMWHTAGDKGTANERDARGSDKIVLITEKHGARASDSDNKVHEIRKELDALVGLDNVKKHINEIYAFVEIQKRRSREKLHTESQVLHMVFKGNPGTGKTTVARILGKLFREAGILPKGHLVEVERADLVGEYIGHTAQKSRDQIKKSLGGILFIDEAYSLARGGEKDFGKEAIDTIVKGMEDHKDNLIIILAGYKDEMNKFMQTNPGLRSRFPIHINFPDYSTDELLAIADMMLQQRQYSLSSGAREEMRMIIESMPRLHEHNGNARLVRNLIERAIRVQAVRLMDQREITREDLMVLSRGDMVGARDSVQN from the coding sequence ATGGTTAAAATCAAAATGTGGCATACAGCTGGTGATAAAGGAACTGCCAACGAACGTGATGCCAGAGGAAGCGACAAAATAGTATTAATTACCGAAAAACACGGGGCCAGGGCTTCAGATTCGGATAATAAAGTCCATGAGATAAGAAAAGAGCTGGACGCACTAGTTGGATTAGATAATGTGAAAAAACATATAAATGAAATTTATGCCTTTGTAGAAATACAAAAACGACGCTCAAGGGAAAAACTACACACTGAATCTCAAGTGCTGCATATGGTATTTAAAGGAAACCCCGGCACCGGTAAAACCACTGTAGCCAGGATACTGGGTAAATTGTTTCGAGAAGCAGGCATTTTACCAAAAGGTCACTTGGTGGAGGTGGAGCGAGCTGATTTGGTGGGAGAATATATTGGCCATACAGCTCAAAAATCCAGGGACCAAATTAAAAAATCACTGGGTGGTATTCTATTTATAGACGAGGCGTATTCATTGGCGCGGGGCGGCGAAAAGGATTTTGGTAAAGAAGCTATAGACACAATAGTCAAAGGTATGGAGGACCATAAAGATAACTTAATTATTATACTAGCCGGTTATAAAGATGAAATGAATAAATTTATGCAAACCAATCCGGGTTTACGTTCTCGCTTTCCCATACATATTAATTTTCCCGATTACTCCACCGATGAATTACTTGCCATAGCTGATATGATGCTGCAGCAAAGGCAGTATAGTCTATCCAGTGGAGCAAGGGAAGAAATGCGGATGATTATTGAATCCATGCCCAGACTGCACGAGCATAATGGCAATGCCAGGTTGGTACGCAACTTGATTGAAAGAGCCATACGTGTACAGGCGGTTAGGCTGATGGACCAAAGGGAAATAACTAGAGAAGATCTAATGGTGTTAAGCAGGGGAGATATGGTGGGTGCCCGGGATAGTGTGCAAAATTAA
- a CDS encoding aminotransferase class I/II-fold pyridoxal phosphate-dependent enzyme, with amino-acid sequence MKDIKVIAAGVEKRTEEIFCTLKPVEYANHCKVLNAFREARVSSYHLRGSTGYGYDDDGRDTLERVFAKVLGTEDALVRGQIVSGTHAIALCLFGVLKSGDTLLTVQGKPYDTLEEIIGVDNAAQGSLISMGVRYRQIELMPGDELNWQAIDEALRKPVKMVMLQRSCGYSIRPSLNMAQLDKLCRFIKERQPGTVIFVDNCYGEFVEQSEPTEHGADLIAGSLIKNPGGGLAPTGGYVAGRRQLVQLAARRLTAPGIGSDVGPTLGWQRQFYQGFYIAPHTVMEALRGAIWGACLFQELGYDVYPTPEMPRTDIIQAIVLGSADRLQAFCRGVQSASPVDSHVAPVPSPMPGYNYPVIMAAGTFVQGASLEFTADAPLREPYVVFFQGGLSLNYTQIGLIKAAEEILRR; translated from the coding sequence TTGAAAGACATAAAGGTTATCGCTGCCGGAGTAGAAAAAAGGACCGAGGAAATTTTTTGCACCTTAAAGCCCGTGGAATATGCCAACCATTGCAAAGTATTGAATGCTTTCAGGGAAGCGCGGGTAAGCTCCTATCACTTAAGGGGATCAACCGGCTATGGCTACGATGATGACGGACGTGATACTCTGGAAAGGGTGTTTGCCAAGGTTCTGGGTACGGAAGATGCGCTGGTGCGGGGGCAGATTGTTAGCGGGACCCATGCTATTGCACTATGTTTGTTTGGGGTATTAAAAAGCGGTGATACATTATTGACGGTGCAGGGCAAGCCGTATGACACGCTGGAGGAGATAATCGGCGTTGATAACGCTGCTCAAGGCTCATTGATAAGCATGGGGGTGCGCTACCGGCAAATTGAATTGATGCCCGGTGATGAGCTTAATTGGCAGGCTATAGACGAGGCGTTACGGAAGCCGGTTAAAATGGTAATGCTACAGCGTTCTTGTGGTTACAGTATCAGGCCGTCTCTTAACATGGCGCAGTTGGACAAACTCTGCCGGTTTATTAAAGAAAGGCAGCCGGGTACAGTTATATTTGTGGATAATTGTTATGGTGAATTTGTGGAACAATCGGAGCCAACTGAACATGGTGCTGATTTAATAGCCGGTTCACTCATCAAAAACCCCGGTGGAGGGCTGGCACCTACCGGTGGTTATGTAGCCGGAAGGCGACAACTAGTGCAGTTGGCTGCCAGGCGGTTGACTGCCCCCGGTATCGGGTCCGATGTGGGACCTACTTTGGGCTGGCAGCGCCAGTTTTACCAAGGGTTTTACATAGCCCCGCATACTGTTATGGAGGCTTTACGCGGGGCGATTTGGGGGGCATGTTTATTCCAAGAACTTGGCTATGACGTTTATCCAACCCCAGAAATGCCCCGCACCGATATTATTCAAGCCATAGTGCTCGGGTCTGCGGATCGCCTGCAGGCATTTTGCCGGGGTGTGCAGAGTGCTTCACCAGTGGACAGCCATGTGGCACCTGTCCCGTCTCCCATGCCCGGCTACAACTATCCAGTTATTATGGCGGCCGGCACCTTTGTCCAGGGTGCCTCGTTGGAATTTACAGCTGATGCACCTTTGCGGGAACCTTATGTGGTTTTTTTCCAGGGAGGGCTTTCTTTAAATTACACCCAAATAGGTTTGATAAAAGCGGCCGAGGAGATTTTACGGCGGTGA
- a CDS encoding selenium metabolism-associated LysR family transcriptional regulator, which produces MNFKQLEAFVRVAELQSFTRAAKQLYMSQPAVSFQIKALEEDLSVTLFLRSERKVALTEAGRLLYPEAKQMLGHYNKIRAGLDALRGLKAGHMLIGASTIPGEYILPGIIGSFRIKYPGVQVGMRIAGSGDVLRWVQERDIDLGVVGAIGRQENLQFEKWLDDELVLVVPPGHCWSGENIDISELVGEKLILREEGSGTRRSMFDILIKHGINIDHLNVEMELGSTRSVISAVQAGMGIAFVSRWAAADVIEAGKVGKTELQGISMNRSFYVVQFQPCMVNYAADAFVKMLKEYKEHQK; this is translated from the coding sequence GTGAATTTTAAACAATTAGAAGCATTTGTTAGGGTGGCTGAACTGCAAAGCTTTACCAGGGCTGCCAAGCAGTTGTATATGAGCCAGCCTGCTGTCAGCTTTCAAATAAAAGCTCTGGAGGAGGATCTCAGCGTTACGCTCTTTCTGCGCAGCGAAAGAAAAGTTGCGCTTACCGAGGCTGGACGATTGCTTTATCCTGAGGCTAAACAGATGTTGGGCCACTATAATAAAATCAGAGCGGGTTTAGATGCTCTACGGGGTCTGAAAGCCGGCCATATGTTAATCGGTGCTAGCACTATACCAGGGGAATACATTTTGCCCGGCATTATTGGTTCTTTTAGGATTAAATATCCCGGAGTGCAGGTGGGCATGCGTATAGCGGGCAGTGGGGATGTGCTTAGGTGGGTGCAGGAAAGGGATATCGACCTTGGCGTGGTAGGTGCTATTGGCCGGCAGGAGAATTTGCAGTTTGAGAAATGGCTTGATGATGAACTGGTGCTGGTAGTTCCTCCAGGACACTGCTGGTCAGGGGAAAACATCGATATTTCTGAATTGGTCGGTGAAAAACTGATCCTGCGGGAAGAAGGTTCGGGAACGCGCAGGTCTATGTTCGATATACTGATTAAACATGGCATAAATATAGATCATTTAAATGTAGAAATGGAACTGGGAAGTACCCGGTCGGTAATTAGTGCTGTGCAGGCCGGTATGGGTATAGCCTTTGTTTCCAGATGGGCTGCTGCAGATGTTATTGAAGCCGGTAAAGTTGGAAAGACCGAATTGCAAGGTATAAGCATGAACCGGAGTTTTTATGTGGTTCAATTTCAACCGTGTATGGTCAATTATGCTGCTGATGCATTTGTTAAAATGTTGAAAGAATATAAAGAACATCAAAAATGA
- the lexA gene encoding transcriptional repressor LexA yields MVIYLERCCLALKYNLNKREEEILNFIKNNIHNKGYPPSVREIGQAVGLKSSSTVHSYLRRLESMGLLRRDPAKPRAIELMQNHGKPSKEMISVPVLGKVAAGEPLLALENYDDSFPLPVDFVGHGEFFMLSIKGDSMIEAGILEGDLVLVRRQPCVENGDICVALIEDEATIKRFFKENDHIRLQPENYRLSPLLVKEVQILGKVAGLVRKF; encoded by the coding sequence ATGGTTATATACTTGGAAAGGTGTTGTTTGGCATTGAAATATAACCTAAATAAACGCGAGGAAGAAATTTTAAATTTTATCAAAAATAACATTCATAATAAAGGATATCCTCCTTCTGTGAGAGAAATAGGTCAAGCCGTGGGATTAAAGTCAAGTTCTACTGTACATAGTTACCTGCGCAGACTTGAAAGCATGGGACTGCTCAGGAGAGATCCTGCTAAACCGAGGGCCATTGAATTAATGCAAAATCATGGCAAACCATCTAAAGAAATGATCTCAGTACCGGTGCTGGGCAAGGTTGCAGCCGGTGAACCTTTACTGGCGTTAGAAAACTACGATGACTCATTTCCCTTACCAGTGGATTTTGTCGGTCACGGAGAATTCTTCATGCTCAGTATTAAAGGTGACAGCATGATTGAAGCTGGTATCCTAGAAGGTGACCTGGTGTTGGTAAGACGCCAGCCATGTGTGGAAAACGGGGATATCTGCGTTGCGTTGATTGAGGATGAAGCTACTATTAAAAGGTTTTTTAAAGAAAACGACCATATACGCCTACAACCCGAAAACTACAGACTTTCACCTTTACTAGTCAAGGAAGTACAAATATTAGGTAAGGTTGCAGGTCTGGTAAGAAAGTTTTAA
- a CDS encoding sigma-54 interaction domain-containing protein, whose product MQKVAIIGIGNDGVSVYNLLKNIEDIKIVCLFKAGADEKIGKFWTDENVKILDINRLHELKNLDVIINTLNSNVVNDIIKGVSGPTSVIETRAVNIMLRLFREKKELLQIKRVQGELSTILNSIQEAVEVADENGVIKYVNPAFTRVTGIPAEQRIGQNVFEISPDGALAMALKTGKNVFGHRTQVGGSNAEVVSNASPIIVDGNLAGSVVVFQHFTDVMKLMDELRQRTTMIENLCDKFGQVTTCKYSFADILGTSPDLKKSIQVAERAARSNSTVLLLGESGTGKELFAHAIHFASSRRDKPFIKVNCAAIPENLLESEFFGYAKGAFTGATKSKIGKFELANGGTIFLDEIGDMNLILQGKLLRVLQEMEFEKVGGNQTIRVDVRVIAATNRNLRDLIRSGKFREDLYYRLNVVEITIPPLRVRKEDLSSLVNHLIVKLNRKLGKKVKGLSQDAEEVLYSYDWPGNVRELENVVERVMVTVDEEILSKKNFIQHVSQLKIAPERDVELLPIDQMEQILIKKALAKYGNTVEGKRRAAQALNISLATLYNKLKRAKFENSSI is encoded by the coding sequence ATGCAAAAGGTAGCTATTATTGGTATAGGCAATGATGGGGTGTCTGTTTATAATTTATTGAAAAATATTGAGGATATAAAAATTGTATGCTTATTTAAAGCAGGCGCTGATGAAAAAATAGGCAAATTTTGGACTGATGAAAACGTAAAAATTTTAGATATTAATAGACTTCATGAGTTAAAAAATTTAGATGTAATTATTAATACGTTGAATAGCAATGTTGTTAACGATATTATCAAAGGTGTTAGCGGTCCAACTTCAGTTATTGAAACAAGGGCGGTTAATATAATGCTGCGCCTGTTTAGAGAAAAAAAAGAATTACTACAGATAAAAAGGGTTCAGGGAGAGTTGTCTACTATTTTAAATTCAATTCAGGAAGCCGTTGAAGTGGCGGATGAAAATGGCGTGATTAAATACGTTAATCCAGCTTTTACCCGCGTTACCGGGATACCCGCAGAGCAAAGAATTGGCCAGAATGTTTTTGAAATATCGCCTGATGGCGCGCTGGCCATGGCGCTAAAAACAGGTAAAAATGTTTTTGGCCATCGCACCCAGGTGGGGGGAAGTAATGCCGAAGTTGTAAGCAATGCTTCGCCCATTATTGTCGATGGTAATTTGGCAGGGTCGGTAGTGGTTTTTCAGCATTTTACCGATGTAATGAAATTAATGGATGAACTGCGTCAGCGAACTACTATGATTGAGAATTTATGTGATAAATTTGGTCAGGTAACTACATGTAAATATAGCTTTGCGGATATTTTGGGCACCAGTCCTGATTTAAAAAAAAGTATTCAGGTGGCTGAGAGAGCAGCCCGCAGCAATTCAACCGTATTGTTACTGGGTGAAAGCGGTACGGGTAAGGAATTGTTCGCCCATGCAATTCACTTTGCCAGTTCAAGGAGAGATAAGCCATTTATTAAGGTAAACTGTGCAGCTATCCCGGAAAACCTCTTGGAAAGTGAATTCTTTGGCTACGCCAAGGGTGCCTTTACTGGTGCTACTAAATCAAAAATAGGTAAATTTGAACTAGCTAATGGGGGCACAATATTTCTGGATGAAATTGGCGACATGAATTTGATTTTACAGGGAAAGCTACTACGTGTTTTGCAAGAAATGGAGTTTGAAAAGGTAGGCGGCAATCAAACCATACGAGTTGATGTGCGGGTGATTGCGGCTACCAACAGAAATCTCAGGGACTTGATTAGGTCGGGAAAATTTAGGGAAGACCTTTATTACAGGCTTAATGTCGTAGAAATAACCATACCCCCTTTGCGTGTGCGAAAAGAGGATTTGTCATCATTGGTTAATCATTTAATTGTCAAACTTAACCGTAAACTTGGCAAGAAAGTTAAAGGACTTTCCCAAGATGCTGAGGAGGTTCTATATAGTTACGATTGGCCAGGTAATGTGCGGGAATTGGAAAATGTGGTAGAAAGAGTAATGGTTACCGTTGATGAAGAGATACTGTCCAAGAAAAATTTTATCCAGCACGTCAGCCAGTTAAAAATTGCACCGGAAAGGGATGTGGAATTGTTACCTATTGACCAAATGGAACAAATATTAATTAAAAAGGCCCTGGCTAAGTATGGGAATACAGTTGAAGGTAAAAGAAGAGCGGCCCAGGCATTAAATATATCTTTGGCTACTTTGTACAATAAACTAAAAAGGGCAAAGTTTGAAAATTCAAGCATTTAG
- a CDS encoding fumarate hydratase produces the protein MKSINVANISQAVAKLCMDANYFLGQDMIDALQGAYDQEISLTGKEIIQQIIDNAGIAKSEEVPMCQDTGFAVVFVELGQDVHIEGGSLEDAINEGVRRGYTDGYLRKSIVGHPLERVNTGDNTPAVVHLKLVPGDKLKIIVAPKGGGSENMSAIKMLKPAEGVEGVKQFVLDTVMAAGPNPCPPIVVGVGIGGTFEKAALLSKESLLRAVGTPNPRPEIAELEKELFDSINNLGVGPQGLGGRITALAVHVNIYPAHIASLPVAVNINCHASRHKEVIL, from the coding sequence ATCAAGTCAATTAATGTGGCTAATATATCGCAAGCGGTGGCCAAACTATGCATGGATGCTAACTATTTCCTGGGACAGGATATGATAGATGCTTTGCAAGGAGCGTATGATCAGGAAATTTCCCTTACCGGCAAAGAAATTATTCAACAAATTATCGATAATGCCGGTATTGCTAAGTCGGAAGAAGTACCAATGTGCCAGGATACTGGGTTTGCAGTGGTTTTTGTGGAATTGGGGCAGGATGTACATATTGAGGGAGGTTCTCTGGAGGACGCTATTAATGAAGGTGTGCGTAGAGGATATACCGACGGTTACCTGAGAAAATCCATAGTGGGACACCCGCTGGAGCGGGTTAACACCGGTGACAACACACCTGCGGTGGTTCACTTAAAATTAGTACCTGGTGATAAGTTAAAAATAATCGTGGCTCCAAAGGGCGGCGGCAGTGAAAACATGAGTGCCATTAAAATGTTGAAACCCGCTGAGGGGGTTGAAGGGGTTAAGCAGTTTGTGCTGGACACTGTTATGGCCGCTGGACCAAACCCATGCCCGCCCATTGTTGTTGGTGTTGGTATCGGTGGTACATTTGAAAAGGCTGCTCTGCTCTCCAAAGAATCGTTATTAAGAGCGGTGGGCACACCAAACCCCAGGCCGGAAATCGCCGAATTGGAAAAGGAACTGTTTGACAGTATTAATAATCTAGGTGTTGGGCCGCAGGGTCTCGGTGGCCGTATAACAGCTCTGGCCGTGCATGTGAATATTTATCCCGCTCACATTGCCAGCTTGCCCGTGGCGGTCAATATCAACTGCCATGCCAGCAGGCACAAAGAAGTAATTTTATAG